Proteins encoded in a region of the Streptomyces sp. NBC_01471 genome:
- a CDS encoding DUF2516 family protein produces MLMQGFAGLMSLLSLALILFSGFAVVDAAIRREDAYRAASKQTKPFWLIILAIAFVVNLLFPIMSFLPVIGLVATIVYMVDVRPAVRQIAGGGRGRRGGGSSSDGPYGPYNGGR; encoded by the coding sequence GTGTTGATGCAGGGTTTCGCAGGGTTGATGTCGCTGTTGAGTCTGGCGCTGATCCTCTTCAGTGGCTTCGCGGTGGTGGACGCGGCGATCCGCCGGGAGGACGCCTACCGCGCCGCGAGCAAGCAGACGAAGCCGTTCTGGCTGATCATCCTGGCCATCGCGTTCGTGGTGAACCTGCTGTTCCCGATCATGTCGTTCCTGCCCGTCATCGGGCTGGTCGCGACGATCGTCTACATGGTGGACGTGCGTCCGGCGGTCCGGCAGATCGCGGGCGGGGGCCGCGGCCGCAGAGGCGGCGGCTCCAGCAGCGACGGACCGTACGGCCCGTACAACGGCGGGCGATAG
- a CDS encoding fused response regulator/phosphatase, with translation MENGQTVLPHQTRGPDSTGSTDLTLLVIENDPAGTFTVPELLDASGTRVRVRTARNLTEAERLLTDDVHCILLDLALPGADADDELSVLRHVLKLAPGHAVLALATSGRVESAADAVRVGAQDYLLREELDGRLLNRAVRYAVERKRADTAHYKLAESRLRAQENARLERGLLPTPLLEGSDLRFAARYRPGRSRALLGGDFYDVVRTPDGTVHAMIGDVCGHGPDEAALGVELRIAWRALTFAGLCGDQLLSTLQRVLEHERESEELFATLCTVDIAPDGRRAGLCLAGHPAPLVSRDGGTAQLLPQEDGGPALGLLPQARWPRRQVELGAAWNLLMYTDGLIEGRVGAGTQRLGQEGMVEMIDRQLTAGLRGESLLEAAVAEVRDLNRGELTDDVAVLLLERRRGNGQ, from the coding sequence ATGGAGAACGGTCAGACCGTTCTGCCCCACCAGACCAGGGGACCGGACTCCACCGGCAGCACCGACCTGACGCTGCTGGTGATCGAGAACGATCCAGCGGGCACTTTCACGGTTCCGGAGCTGCTCGACGCCTCCGGGACGCGGGTACGCGTCCGTACCGCGCGGAACCTCACCGAGGCCGAGCGGCTGCTCACGGACGACGTGCACTGCATCCTGCTCGACCTGGCACTGCCGGGCGCGGACGCGGACGACGAGCTGTCCGTACTCCGCCATGTCCTGAAGCTGGCGCCGGGCCACGCCGTACTGGCGCTGGCCACGTCGGGCCGCGTGGAGAGCGCGGCGGACGCGGTCCGGGTCGGAGCGCAGGACTACCTGCTCCGCGAGGAGCTGGACGGCAGGCTGCTGAACCGTGCCGTCCGGTACGCGGTGGAGCGCAAGCGCGCCGACACCGCGCACTACAAGCTGGCCGAGTCCCGGCTGCGAGCCCAGGAGAACGCCCGCCTGGAGCGCGGCCTGCTCCCGACGCCGCTCCTGGAGGGCTCGGACCTGCGCTTCGCCGCGCGCTACCGCCCGGGCCGCTCGCGCGCGCTGCTCGGGGGCGACTTCTACGACGTGGTGCGGACCCCCGACGGAACCGTGCACGCGATGATCGGCGACGTCTGCGGGCACGGACCCGACGAAGCCGCGCTGGGGGTGGAACTGCGCATCGCCTGGCGGGCGTTGACCTTCGCCGGGCTCTGCGGGGACCAACTGCTCTCCACGCTCCAGCGGGTTCTGGAGCACGAGCGGGAGAGCGAGGAGCTGTTCGCCACGCTCTGCACGGTCGACATCGCCCCGGACGGCCGCCGCGCCGGGCTCTGCCTGGCGGGCCATCCCGCCCCGCTGGTCTCCCGCGACGGCGGGACCGCACAACTCCTCCCGCAGGAGGACGGCGGGCCGGCGCTCGGACTGCTCCCGCAGGCCCGCTGGCCCCGGCGCCAGGTCGAACTCGGCGCTGCCTGGAACCTGTTGATGTACACGGACGGCCTGATCGAGGGCCGGGTCGGCGCGGGTACGCAGCGGCTCGGCCAGGAGGGCATGGTCGAGATGATCGACCGCCAGCTGACGGCGGGCCTGCGCGGCGAGAGCCTGCTGGAAGCGGCGGTGGCAGAGGTCCGCGACCTGAACCGCGGCGAACTGACCGACGACGTGGCGGTGCTTCTGCTGGAGCGCCGACGGGGTAACGGCCAGTAG
- a CDS encoding NlpC/P60 family protein, giving the protein MNRRRCAAAITLVCALTVLTVPTAAYADPRPPHSGAADSGAADSGSKGSGSKGSGSDGSPADGSGSDGSRSADTDRLQAVRQKIDDLYRQAGSATDAYNLAKEQSEKQSSEIVKLAQRIVRGQSKISALKKAAGAEARAQYRDSGLPPAAQLMLSGDPDSFLDGADRLRSGQQAQKNLLAEMDQTQKDLTAYTQDAADQWQKLESNRKKQAKNKKDIEQKIEAAKKLESGLAKKERARLKKLEEEQEFKAQTAWLSSGILKEINNKASAEGKKAVKFATDQIGKPYVWGATGPKSYDCSGLTSQAWAAAGNPIPRTSQEQWKQLPHVPVKDMRPGDLIIYFSDATHVGMYIGDGAMVNAPRPGRDVTIGGAGSMPILGVVRPDK; this is encoded by the coding sequence GTGAACCGACGCCGCTGCGCCGCCGCGATCACGCTGGTCTGCGCACTGACCGTGCTGACCGTGCCGACTGCCGCGTACGCCGATCCCAGGCCGCCGCACTCCGGGGCTGCGGATTCCGGGGCTGCGGACTCCGGGTCCAAGGGGTCCGGATCCAAGGGGTCCGGATCCGACGGCTCGCCAGCCGACGGCTCGGGATCCGACGGCTCACGATCAGCTGATACCGACCGCCTCCAAGCCGTCCGCCAGAAGATCGACGACCTCTACCGTCAGGCCGGCTCCGCCACGGACGCGTACAACCTGGCCAAGGAGCAGTCCGAGAAGCAGTCGTCCGAGATCGTGAAACTGGCCCAGCGCATCGTCAGGGGCCAGTCGAAGATCTCCGCCCTGAAGAAGGCGGCAGGCGCCGAGGCGCGCGCCCAGTACCGGGACAGCGGCCTGCCGCCCGCCGCGCAGCTGATGCTCAGCGGTGACCCGGACAGCTTCCTCGACGGCGCCGACCGGCTGCGCTCGGGCCAGCAGGCACAGAAGAACCTGCTGGCCGAAATGGACCAGACGCAGAAGGACTTGACGGCATACACCCAGGACGCCGCCGACCAGTGGCAGAAGCTGGAGTCCAACCGGAAGAAGCAGGCCAAGAACAAGAAGGACATCGAGCAGAAGATCGAGGCGGCCAAGAAGCTCGAATCGGGCCTGGCCAAGAAGGAACGCGCACGGCTCAAGAAGCTTGAGGAGGAGCAGGAGTTCAAGGCCCAGACGGCCTGGCTCAGCTCCGGAATCCTCAAGGAGATCAACAACAAGGCGAGCGCCGAGGGCAAGAAGGCCGTCAAGTTCGCCACGGACCAGATCGGCAAGCCGTACGTGTGGGGCGCGACGGGGCCGAAGTCGTACGACTGCTCCGGCCTGACCTCCCAGGCGTGGGCGGCGGCGGGGAACCCCATCCCCCGCACCTCGCAGGAGCAGTGGAAGCAGCTGCCGCACGTCCCGGTGAAGGACATGCGCCCCGGGGACCTGATCATCTACTTCTCGGACGCGACCCATGTCGGGATGTACATAGGCGACGGGGCGATGGTGAACGCCCCACGGCCCGGCAGGGACGTCACGATCGGCGGCGCGGGCTCGATGCCGATCCTCGGCGTGGTCCGGCCGGACAAGTAA